The nucleotide sequence CCGAGCGGGCTCCGTCTCCGGGGCGTCAGGCATCTTCTCCTCCGGCATGGATCTCGAGCCCCCGAGCGGAGGGAGGGCTTGAGGGTTCCCGTTCGCCCTTCTCCGGGCTCCGCCAACCTCAAGAAGAAGGTTCGGACGCGGAGGTGGCCATGGCTCTCGCAGAGCGCGTCTCCTTCTGCGCGACTAATCTCAACACGGCCGATCGACTGGTCGCATCGCTCGATTCCATCGATGTCCTCGGCCGAGCGGTCGGCGTGCCGTACGAGGTGGTCGTCGCGGACGGCCCGAGCACCGATGGCGCCCGGGAGCTCCTCGAGCATCGGCAGCGCCAGCGCGCCGATTTCCGGCTGGTTCGCCACGCAGAACGCCGGAGAGGAGCTGGCCGGCGGCTCGCGTTCGAAGCGAGCTCGGGCGCGGTGGTCATTCCCTTCGATACGAGCATCACCTACGCGGCCGCCTACGGTGGACTGCTCCGGGCCTACCTCCAGCTTCGCACCGACCGGATGCTCTTCTCGGAGATCTGCGCCCTCTCGCGCCGGAGCATCGAGGAGGTCGGCGGCTGGCGAGATCTCATCGGAGCCGAGGACGTCGATCTCTACGGACCGCTGATCGAGCGCTTCGGGCTGATCGCGTGGCCCGTCGCCCTGAGAGAATCCCAATCCGCCCGCATGGGTGCCTACGCGCGTCAGATGCGCTACGTGCAGGGCTCTTCGGTCCGGCGCCTCCTGCGGATGTACGCGACCCAGCGCGACCAGGTCATCGGTGCCAACTACCGTGTTCGGGATCTGATGGCCCTGAACGCCGCGAAACCGCCGGCCCGACGCGCCGCCCTCTGGGGATGGTTCACGTTCGCGGCGATTGGCGCGCGGTTCCGTCCCATCCGACCCCGCAAGGCCGCGCGGAACAACTACCTCATCCTGCGCGACGCGATCCTGGAATCGCTCCTTCGAGGGGATTACAAGAGCCTCGCCTGGGACGGGCCGCCGCCTCAGCTGCTCTTGACCCCGGCGGAGATCGGATACCTGCGACGGGCCTCTTCGGCGTGGGGCCGGGTGGAGTCCCGTGATCCGCCCCTCTACGGGGTCAAGTGAGTTCGAGACCGACACCACCGCTGGGTCCTTTGCCGGCCCGGCCTCGGACCCGTGCAGGGGCCATCGATCTCTACGGAGCGCGTACGGGAGCGTGGCGAGCGTGCGAGTGGCGGTGGTACGCTCGAGTGGTCCACTGGGGTGCCATCCGCTTGGCTAGCGCCCACAGCGCCCGAGAGGCGAGGTAAGCCTGCCTTCG is from Thermoplasmata archaeon and encodes:
- a CDS encoding glycosyltransferase: MALAERVSFCATNLNTADRLVASLDSIDVLGRAVGVPYEVVVADGPSTDGARELLEHRQRQRADFRLVRHAERRRGAGRRLAFEASSGAVVIPFDTSITYAAAYGGLLRAYLQLRTDRMLFSEICALSRRSIEEVGGWRDLIGAEDVDLYGPLIERFGLIAWPVALRESQSARMGAYARQMRYVQGSSVRRLLRMYATQRDQVIGANYRVRDLMALNAAKPPARRAALWGWFTFAAIGARFRPIRPRKAARNNYLILRDAILESLLRGDYKSLAWDGPPPQLLLTPAEIGYLRRASSAWGRVESRDPPLYGVK